A genomic window from Salvia hispanica cultivar TCC Black 2014 chromosome 5, UniMelb_Shisp_WGS_1.0, whole genome shotgun sequence includes:
- the LOC125190652 gene encoding F-box protein PP2-A13-like: MCMGSGFSGMGGSSEGEGEKGLGELPESCIAWVLSYLEASEICRVARVNTTFHRASLSDSLWESKLPENHEILLRKVFGGDPSFSTKKDIYATLSTPFRFASHTKEVWLDKKRGGICAAISWKALKITGVEDRRYWNHISTNESRFGTVAYLHQTWWLEIGGSLEFEFPVGTYSLFFRLRLGRPSNGGRIPEKIHGWDVKPITFQLESSNSRHTKSELFFNQQPKFEWLYHHVGDFSVEDSNIPTSLNFSMTQIDCTHTKGGLCVDSVYVFPFTGRPYPLT, encoded by the exons ATGTGTATGGGGTCTGGTTTTTCTGGGATGGGCGGCAGCAgtgagggagagggagagaaggGCCTTGGAGAGCTGCCAGAGAGCTGTATAGCTTGGGTTCTTTCATATCTGGAGGCATCGGAGATCTGCAGAGTCGCACGTGTGAACACAACTTTCCACAGAGCTTCTTTGTCTGATAGTTTATGGGAATCAAAATTGCCTGAAAATCACGAGATTCTTTTAAGGAAGGTGTTCGGCGGAGATCCTTCGTTTTCGACCAAGAAGGACATCTATGCAACCCTCTCCACGCCCTTCCGCTTCGCCTCTCACACTAAG GAGGTTTGGTTGGATAAAAAGAGAGGAGGAATTTGTGCGGCTATTTCATGGAAAGCATTGAAAATTACAGGCGTAGAAGATCGCAGATACTGGAACCACATCTCTACTAATGAATCAAG gtttggcACAGTTGCTTATCTCCATCAAACATGGTGGCTAGAAATAGGAGGCAGCTTGGAATTCGAATTCCCCGTCGGCACCTACAGCCTCTTCTTCCGTCTGCGTCTCGGCCGCCCCTCCAACGGCGGACGAATCCCTGAAAAGATTCACGGCTGGGATGTTAAGCCCATCACTTTCCAATTAGAGTCATCAAATTCCCGCCATACAAAATCCGAGCTCTTCTTCAACCAACAACCCAAATTCGAATGGTTATACCATCACGTTGGAGATTTTTCGGTCGAGGATTCTAATATTCCGACGTCGCTCAACTTCTCTATGACTCAGATTGACTGCACACACACTAAAGGTGGACTCTGTGTGGATTCAGTGTATGTCTTTCCTTTTACTGGACGACCATATCCACTCACATAA